One window of uncultured Methanoregula sp. genomic DNA carries:
- a CDS encoding DUF2202 domain-containing protein, which yields MARSLFIGILFVVGMLAAAAGCTGLPAGRIVVTPTITIPVPNSDTTDKTFNALSQAPLNETERADILKLQEDQKYITDMNTVLATQHPEIPVFLNIANASKVYQAADNVILQRYGMATLEKNAPDEYSSQKLQSTVANDVNTGSNSVRDALIVSARAEDMHIADLEAAIGRTDNPDLQFMDRQELLSSRNNLRTISQWITTYSGSYYPTYITVDYYKNLTSSPLEPVLQK from the coding sequence ATGGCCCGATCTCTCTTTATCGGAATCCTGTTCGTCGTAGGTATGCTGGCGGCCGCCGCGGGATGTACCGGTCTGCCGGCAGGCAGGATCGTTGTCACGCCAACGATAACGATCCCTGTTCCGAACAGCGACACCACGGATAAAACGTTCAATGCCCTTTCGCAGGCTCCGCTGAACGAAACGGAACGTGCGGACATCCTCAAGCTGCAGGAAGACCAGAAATATATCACCGATATGAACACGGTCCTTGCCACCCAGCACCCGGAGATTCCGGTATTTCTGAACATTGCCAATGCATCGAAAGTCTACCAGGCAGCTGACAACGTGATCCTCCAGCGTTACGGGATGGCCACGCTGGAAAAGAATGCTCCGGATGAGTACTCCAGCCAGAAACTGCAGTCAACGGTTGCAAACGATGTCAATACCGGCAGTAATTCCGTACGGGACGCTCTCATTGTGAGCGCCAGGGCAGAAGACATGCACATCGCGGATCTCGAAGCTGCTATCGGGCGGACGGATAATCCCGATCTCCAGTTCATGGACCGGCAGGAACTCTTGTCCTCCCGCAACAACCTGCGGACAATCAGCCAGTGGATCACTACCTACAGTGGTTCCTATTATCCTACCTACATCACGGTGGATTATTACAAAAACCTGACCAGCTCGCCGCTTGAGCCGGTCCTGCAAAAATAA
- a CDS encoding zinc ribbon domain-containing protein, translating into MAYPDLYNDESVLLNAQNVKVKSVTFEAILTTKRLILVDSKKHLIAPQEILLATLRDVEGGENAIRDATLTLSLITNSGATRQMILTFSKTSGGDRKRECDEWIRILRQNLSPTFQHHVPAAPEYVPAPAPAPAPEPVYYQPAPAMPPVETPAAPPQPKKKIEIARPITKIVEAAPQMPKPVETTSLPMGSFCNRCGNRVPPESAFCNRCGTPVVRDPGMPAPTGVTAQAPPVSPPPSPIPQLHVPIPAPVFGSAASDRRERPIEQVIHSIEPLIADSVPRTSPLPLIEKPGASTLVTPSVHEPAPVAEAAPAPVAEGAVPWPVITPAGTQPAAEPAPAPSPAAPEIPAQIPPPVPPAPRSSKKKYIAIAIAVIVILAIIGSAAIFMKPQETPAVTTPATTIPTPTPALTVKATPTPTATVAVLNATPAETATAGSSVQIPSSGVWVRVNYPGIYSASIGTPGAETTRSDTGDHLYQISTSTGIVVASVQKVDASGRELTVEVYKDGALVTSKTTSGPRGIVEIQADLKPTPAPTTPTTEPTPEPSVSTTTTVSGTGNSTANQTQASS; encoded by the coding sequence ATGGCATATCCCGATCTTTATAATGATGAATCTGTGCTGCTGAATGCACAGAATGTCAAAGTCAAATCCGTAACGTTTGAGGCAATCCTCACGACCAAACGATTGATCCTCGTGGACAGCAAGAAACACCTTATCGCGCCCCAGGAGATCCTGCTTGCAACCCTGCGGGATGTCGAAGGGGGAGAAAATGCTATCCGCGACGCTACCCTTACCCTCTCGCTCATCACCAACAGCGGTGCAACACGGCAGATGATCCTGACGTTCTCCAAGACCTCGGGCGGCGACCGGAAACGGGAATGCGATGAATGGATCCGGATTCTCCGGCAGAATCTTTCGCCAACATTCCAGCACCATGTTCCTGCCGCTCCCGAATATGTTCCGGCACCTGCGCCGGCTCCTGCACCGGAGCCTGTATACTACCAGCCGGCTCCTGCCATGCCACCGGTCGAGACCCCCGCAGCACCACCCCAGCCAAAAAAGAAGATCGAGATTGCCCGCCCGATAACAAAGATTGTCGAGGCAGCCCCCCAGATGCCAAAACCGGTGGAGACCACATCCCTCCCGATGGGTTCGTTCTGCAACCGGTGCGGGAACCGGGTTCCGCCCGAGTCCGCGTTCTGCAACCGGTGCGGGACACCCGTTGTCAGGGATCCGGGCATGCCTGCTCCGACCGGGGTCACGGCCCAGGCACCACCCGTATCTCCCCCGCCTTCGCCAATTCCCCAGCTGCATGTGCCGATTCCTGCCCCGGTATTTGGCTCAGCCGCGAGCGACCGGAGAGAGCGCCCCATCGAGCAGGTAATCCATTCGATCGAGCCCCTCATCGCGGACTCGGTCCCGAGAACTTCGCCATTACCCCTCATTGAGAAGCCGGGCGCCAGCACGCTTGTGACGCCTTCAGTTCACGAGCCGGCTCCGGTCGCGGAGGCTGCACCGGCTCCTGTTGCAGAGGGAGCCGTTCCCTGGCCGGTAATCACGCCGGCAGGAACCCAGCCGGCCGCCGAGCCTGCACCGGCCCCATCCCCGGCTGCCCCCGAGATTCCGGCACAAATTCCGCCACCGGTCCCGCCGGCACCCAGGTCATCGAAGAAAAAGTACATCGCCATCGCTATCGCGGTCATCGTCATCCTTGCGATCATCGGCAGCGCAGCCATATTCATGAAACCGCAGGAAACGCCCGCGGTAACAACACCCGCAACAACGATCCCAACTCCGACACCAGCCCTTACCGTCAAGGCAACACCAACCCCGACAGCAACCGTTGCTGTCCTGAATGCGACACCTGCTGAAACAGCCACGGCGGGATCCTCAGTACAGATACCTTCGAGCGGCGTCTGGGTCCGGGTCAATTATCCGGGAATCTATTCTGCATCGATAGGAACCCCCGGAGCGGAAACAACCAGGTCCGATACAGGGGATCATCTCTACCAGATCTCCACCAGCACCGGCATTGTTGTCGCATCCGTCCAGAAAGTGGATGCTTCCGGCAGGGAACTCACCGTTGAAGTCTATAAAGACGGAGCACTGGTTACCAGTAAAACAACCAGCGGACCACGGGGAATTGTCGAGATCCAGGCAGATCTCAAGCCCACGCCTGCCCCGACCACACCGACAACGGAGCCAACACCTGAACCAAGTGTTTCAACGACAACAACGGTATCCGGAACGGGCAATTCAACGGCCAACCAGACCCAGGCAAGCTCGTAA
- the serS gene encoding serine--tRNA ligase, translated as MLDIRFVRASPEIVKADLQKRNDPEKTGWVDDLLKKDARSRELKVETDMLRQRRNTIAREINAARKAGQDAAPLMAEAAALPQKIRDHDAEQEEIRTAIKSYLMRLPNILHESVPVGKDDTENVEIKRVGTPRSFGFEVKNHGQLASEQGWADFERAAKTSGAGFYFLKGSLVLLDLALQRYAIDLLVTKGYTPVIPPYMINRTSYEGVTDLGDFEKVMYKIDGDDAYLIATSEHPIGAMYQDEIFEEKDLPLRLAGISPCFRREIGAHGLDTKGLFRVHQFTKVEQFVYCMPQDSWKIHEELLANAEEIFQGLGLPYRVVNICTGDIGTVAAKKYDIEAWMPREDAYKEVVSCSNCTTYQAVRLNIRVRDKSEFESKQSVHTLNSTAIATSRVIRAILENYQEADGTVVVPKVLVPYMNGRETL; from the coding sequence ATGCTTGACATCAGGTTTGTACGGGCCAGCCCGGAGATTGTGAAAGCAGATCTCCAGAAGAGAAACGATCCTGAAAAAACCGGGTGGGTCGATGACCTGCTCAAAAAGGATGCCCGTTCCCGGGAACTCAAAGTCGAGACCGACATGCTCCGGCAGCGGCGCAATACCATTGCCCGCGAGATCAATGCAGCCAGAAAAGCCGGCCAGGATGCAGCACCGCTCATGGCCGAAGCCGCAGCACTGCCGCAGAAGATCCGCGACCATGATGCCGAGCAGGAAGAGATCCGCACCGCCATCAAATCGTATCTCATGCGCCTCCCCAACATCCTGCACGAGAGCGTGCCGGTGGGAAAAGACGATACCGAGAACGTGGAGATCAAACGGGTCGGGACTCCGCGGAGTTTTGGATTCGAGGTAAAAAACCACGGCCAGCTGGCATCGGAGCAGGGCTGGGCTGATTTCGAGCGGGCAGCAAAGACGAGCGGCGCCGGCTTCTATTTCCTGAAAGGCAGCCTCGTTCTCCTGGACCTTGCGCTCCAGCGGTATGCCATCGACCTTCTCGTAACGAAAGGATACACGCCGGTTATCCCGCCGTACATGATCAACCGGACTTCCTATGAGGGTGTAACGGATCTCGGCGATTTCGAGAAAGTCATGTACAAGATCGACGGGGACGATGCGTACCTGATCGCAACGAGCGAGCACCCGATAGGCGCCATGTACCAGGACGAGATCTTCGAGGAAAAAGATCTTCCCCTCCGGCTCGCGGGAATCTCGCCCTGCTTCCGGCGCGAGATCGGCGCGCACGGGCTGGACACCAAGGGACTCTTCCGCGTCCACCAGTTCACCAAGGTCGAGCAGTTCGTGTACTGCATGCCGCAGGACTCATGGAAGATCCACGAGGAACTGCTGGCAAATGCCGAAGAGATCTTCCAGGGCCTCGGCCTTCCCTACCGGGTGGTCAACATCTGTACCGGGGATATCGGCACGGTTGCTGCGAAAAAATACGATATCGAAGCCTGGATGCCGCGTGAGGATGCCTACAAGGAAGTGGTCTCGTGCAGCAACTGTACCACGTACCAGGCCGTGCGGCTCAACATCAGGGTCCGGGACAAGAGCGAATTTGAATCGAAACAGAGTGTCCATACCCTGAACTCGACAGCGATTGCAACGTCACGGGTTATCCGGGCAATCCTGGAGAATTACCAGGAAGCGGACGGGACGGTTGTTGTCCCGAAGGTCCTGGTGCCATATATGAACGGGCGCGAAACCCTGTGA
- a CDS encoding AAA family ATPase: MKIAVCGKGGVGKTFIAGSLARCLVQSGHPVIAIDADSSPNLALSLGLTSEQAAAIVPVAENEELIRLKTGSGYTGVFRLTFTVDDIIRDHAVPTPSGAHLLVMGTVKAMGSGCVCPAHSVVKALVRHLVVERDEAVILDMEAGIEHLGRGTAGHVDSLLVVTDANRKSLEVAATICRLARESDIAHVGLVGNRAGSPRHEAAIRDFAKEHGLDVIAIIPYDNEVVETGISGAPLDEKKSAAYRAICGLAGQLAGERE; this comes from the coding sequence ATGAAGATCGCGGTCTGTGGGAAAGGAGGCGTTGGCAAGACCTTTATTGCCGGGTCCCTTGCCCGGTGCCTGGTACAGTCCGGTCACCCGGTCATTGCCATTGATGCCGATTCTTCCCCGAATCTTGCGCTCTCTCTCGGTCTCACGAGCGAACAGGCAGCAGCTATTGTTCCCGTTGCCGAGAACGAGGAACTGATCCGGCTGAAGACCGGTTCCGGCTATACCGGCGTCTTCCGGCTCACGTTCACGGTTGACGACATCATCCGGGACCATGCGGTCCCCACCCCTTCCGGGGCGCATCTCCTGGTCATGGGCACGGTCAAAGCCATGGGAAGTGGCTGCGTCTGCCCCGCCCATTCCGTGGTCAAGGCCCTGGTGCGACACCTGGTGGTGGAACGGGACGAGGCAGTCATTCTCGACATGGAAGCCGGCATCGAGCACCTCGGGCGCGGCACTGCCGGCCACGTCGATTCCCTGCTCGTGGTCACGGACGCGAACCGGAAATCGCTCGAAGTTGCCGCAACGATCTGCCGGCTTGCACGGGAATCGGATATCGCTCACGTGGGCCTTGTCGGGAACCGCGCCGGGAGCCCGCGGCACGAGGCTGCTATCCGGGACTTTGCCAAAGAGCACGGCCTTGATGTTATCGCCATAATCCCCTACGATAATGAAGTCGTGGAGACGGGTATTTCCGGAGCTCCCCTCGATGAAAAAAAATCTGCAGCATACCGGGCGATCTGCGGGCTTGCCGGGCAACTGGCAGGGGAAAGGGAATGA
- a CDS encoding AAA family ATPase, whose translation MKTIVTMGRGGTGKTSFVSLMARYLIGKKQTPILLVDADPDQNLAEMMGVDLEAAGKSTIAELLSDTFIARGGTTVGIPPSKRIETRIWEEGLYEGSDFDLFAVGTKWVEGCYCLPDAALKNALAQITRQYRYILIDSPGGLEHLNRKIANDVDLIFDVMGPSSKSFAHVRRAHRVIQEVGISFRRFYVVGGYAFPAGLHDRVAAETGLPYLGKIERDDDLAEHVLAGKSLLDLPGTSIAYRSVSAMLDIVLAE comes from the coding sequence ATGAAAACGATCGTAACAATGGGCCGGGGAGGGACCGGGAAAACGAGCTTCGTTTCCCTGATGGCCAGGTACCTTATCGGGAAGAAGCAGACGCCCATCCTACTCGTTGATGCAGACCCGGACCAGAACCTTGCCGAGATGATGGGCGTTGATCTCGAAGCCGCGGGAAAATCCACGATCGCGGAGCTGCTCTCGGATACGTTCATTGCCCGGGGCGGTACCACGGTTGGCATCCCCCCGTCCAAACGGATAGAGACGCGTATCTGGGAAGAGGGACTTTACGAAGGCAGCGACTTCGATCTCTTCGCGGTCGGGACCAAGTGGGTGGAAGGGTGCTACTGCCTTCCCGATGCGGCCCTGAAAAATGCGCTTGCACAAATAACCCGGCAGTACCGGTATATCCTCATCGATTCCCCCGGTGGCCTTGAACACCTGAACCGGAAGATTGCGAATGATGTGGACCTTATCTTCGATGTCATGGGCCCTTCGAGCAAATCCTTTGCCCATGTCAGGAGGGCTCACCGGGTGATCCAGGAAGTGGGAATATCCTTCAGACGGTTCTACGTTGTCGGGGGATATGCGTTCCCGGCCGGGCTTCACGACCGGGTGGCAGCCGAGACCGGCCTTCCCTATCTCGGGAAGATCGAACGCGACGATGACCTGGCAGAGCACGTGCTTGCCGGAAAATCCCTGCTGGATCTTCCCGGCACTTCGATTGCGTACCGGTCCGTTTCGGCGATGCTGGATATTGTTCTTGCGGAATAA
- the cdhA gene encoding CO dehydrogenase/acetyl-CoA synthase complex subunit alpha encodes MSKNGVNLRIEELKTDGAHLHNLNITIGSVTRDTWDEKQGPTPFPTLTTLRSWDKRLLERYKPFYMPFCDLCCLCTYGKCDLTGKKRGACGISMPAQQSRTVLISACIGAATHTSHSRELLTYLTEKFGRDHPINFSDVGIEVEAPITRLVCGIKPTTLGDLEQVLDYCENQITQLLAVTHTGQEGNNLDFESKIFHAGMIDHVGMEVADIAQISTLNFPRADPEAGLADLGLGTVDLEKPVILVIGHNVPPAASIIDYLRDNNLTSSIEVTGICCTALDVTRYSSKARIIGPISWQLRYIRSGVPDVIVIDEQCVRTDTLEEAARIHTPLIATSEKNCLGLADRTLDSVEDIVEGFVSGTVTGALILDPEKAGEVAVRTAMAVAPKRKKKGTLPSKEQLMELAKKCTQCMLCRRACPNDLPLPQAIKMAAAGNLSGLDELYDDCLGCGRCEPACAQKIPVHSLIVSTADRKTREDTYCLRTGRGPIQDVEIRKVGGPIVLGEIPGVVAFVGCANYPKGSREVAEMCMEFAKRRYIVCTSGCSAMSAGMYRDEDGKTAYERYSGAFEAGGIVNVGSCVANSHIAGAAIKIASVFAKRPLRGNYEEIADYVYNRVGAVGVAWGAMSQKAVAIAAGFWRLGIPVVVGPHGTKYRRMLLGRADRDEDWYVHDARTGEKVYVGPVPEHLFFAAETKEEAMVMIAKLTMRPNDTSKGRANKLAHYIDLHKRLVGGIPPDVHVFVRTKADIPLTMKDEIERHLAGQDWKEHPIPDPTLLPRLIHKKV; translated from the coding sequence ATGAGCAAAAATGGTGTGAACCTCAGGATAGAGGAACTGAAAACTGACGGTGCACATCTCCATAATCTCAATATCACCATCGGCTCGGTAACCCGGGACACGTGGGATGAGAAACAGGGGCCGACACCGTTTCCCACCCTGACAACGCTGCGGTCCTGGGACAAGCGTCTGCTGGAGCGGTACAAACCCTTCTACATGCCGTTCTGCGATCTCTGCTGCCTCTGCACGTACGGGAAATGCGACCTCACCGGCAAGAAGCGGGGAGCCTGCGGGATTTCCATGCCCGCCCAGCAGTCCCGGACGGTCCTGATTTCGGCCTGCATCGGGGCTGCCACGCACACGAGCCATTCCCGCGAGCTGCTCACGTACCTTACCGAAAAATTCGGCCGCGATCATCCCATCAATTTCAGCGATGTCGGCATCGAGGTCGAAGCCCCGATAACGAGGCTGGTCTGCGGGATAAAACCCACGACCCTTGGCGACCTCGAACAGGTCCTGGATTACTGCGAGAACCAGATAACCCAGCTCCTCGCGGTAACGCATACCGGCCAGGAAGGCAATAACCTGGATTTCGAATCCAAGATCTTCCACGCCGGCATGATCGATCACGTGGGCATGGAAGTTGCCGATATTGCCCAGATCTCGACCCTGAACTTCCCCCGGGCCGACCCGGAGGCCGGTCTCGCAGATCTCGGCCTCGGGACCGTTGACCTGGAAAAACCGGTCATCCTTGTCATCGGCCATAATGTTCCCCCGGCCGCAAGCATCATCGATTACCTTCGTGACAACAACCTGACTTCCTCTATCGAAGTAACGGGTATCTGCTGTACTGCGCTTGACGTGACGCGGTACTCGTCCAAAGCCAGAATTATCGGGCCGATATCCTGGCAGCTGCGTTATATCCGGAGCGGTGTTCCCGATGTGATCGTCATCGACGAACAGTGCGTCCGCACGGACACGCTCGAAGAAGCGGCGCGGATCCATACGCCGCTCATCGCAACGAGCGAGAAGAACTGCCTTGGCCTTGCGGACCGGACCCTGGATTCGGTTGAAGATATTGTTGAAGGATTTGTGAGCGGGACCGTGACCGGGGCCCTGATCCTGGATCCCGAAAAGGCCGGAGAGGTGGCTGTCCGCACCGCCATGGCGGTTGCCCCGAAGCGGAAGAAGAAGGGCACCCTTCCCTCAAAAGAGCAGCTCATGGAGCTTGCAAAGAAATGTACCCAGTGCATGCTCTGCCGGCGGGCCTGCCCCAACGATCTCCCGCTCCCCCAGGCAATAAAAATGGCTGCAGCAGGCAACCTGTCGGGACTTGACGAGCTCTACGATGACTGCCTCGGGTGCGGTCGCTGTGAACCTGCCTGTGCCCAGAAGATCCCGGTCCACAGCCTCATCGTTTCTACTGCGGACCGGAAAACCCGGGAGGATACCTACTGCCTCCGCACGGGCCGGGGTCCAATCCAGGACGTGGAGATCCGGAAAGTGGGCGGCCCGATCGTCCTTGGCGAGATCCCCGGGGTCGTGGCCTTTGTCGGGTGTGCAAACTATCCCAAGGGCTCCCGGGAAGTGGCGGAGATGTGCATGGAATTTGCAAAACGCCGCTACATTGTCTGCACTTCGGGCTGCTCGGCCATGTCTGCCGGCATGTACCGTGACGAGGACGGCAAGACTGCCTACGAACGATACTCCGGCGCGTTCGAGGCCGGCGGGATTGTCAATGTCGGGTCGTGCGTTGCAAACTCCCATATCGCCGGTGCAGCGATCAAGATTGCCAGCGTCTTTGCCAAGCGCCCGCTGCGGGGCAATTACGAGGAGATCGCGGATTACGTGTACAACCGTGTTGGTGCTGTTGGCGTAGCGTGGGGAGCAATGTCGCAGAAAGCGGTGGCTATTGCGGCCGGGTTCTGGCGCCTGGGTATCCCGGTGGTTGTCGGTCCCCACGGTACGAAGTACCGCCGGATGCTGCTGGGCCGTGCTGACCGGGACGAGGACTGGTACGTGCACGATGCCCGGACCGGCGAGAAGGTCTACGTGGGCCCGGTGCCGGAACACCTCTTCTTTGCAGCAGAGACCAAGGAGGAGGCGATGGTGATGATCGCGAAGCTGACCATGCGGCCCAATGATACGAGCAAGGGCCGGGCCAACAAGCTGGCGCACTATATCGATCTCCACAAGCGGCTGGTTGGCGGAATTCCCCCCGATGTCCATGTGTTCGTAAGGACAAAGGCGGATATTCCTCTCACGATGAAAGATGAGATCGAACGCCACCTTGCAGGGCAGGACTGGAAAGAGCATCCCATTCCCGATCCAACGCTCCTCCCCCGTTTGATCCATAAGAAGGTGTGA
- the cdhB gene encoding CO dehydrogenase/acetyl-CoA synthase complex subunit epsilon, which translates to MPLNESWQTAEIPGPKKASLIVKPDIADAMIRRAKRPILIVGHGILEYEVEGNMLIDCLIELARKGKIPVVVTASTNKEFLLRNFKPAAIMPAVDISNRLTDPAWKGLDGKDPYDLAIFVGLPYAMESTILSGLKHFAPGVKTMTLDCVYQPNASWSFPNSTIKDWAASVKGIVSNLGD; encoded by the coding sequence ATGCCGCTGAACGAATCCTGGCAGACTGCAGAGATCCCCGGCCCAAAGAAGGCATCCCTTATCGTGAAGCCGGATATCGCCGACGCAATGATCCGGCGGGCCAAACGCCCGATCCTCATCGTGGGCCACGGCATCCTTGAGTACGAGGTCGAGGGGAACATGCTCATCGACTGCCTCATCGAGCTGGCCCGGAAAGGAAAGATCCCGGTGGTGGTTACGGCAAGCACCAACAAGGAATTCCTGCTCCGGAATTTCAAACCCGCAGCCATCATGCCCGCGGTCGATATCAGCAACCGGCTCACTGATCCCGCGTGGAAGGGACTTGACGGGAAAGATCCCTATGATCTCGCAATCTTCGTGGGCCTCCCGTATGCCATGGAATCTACCATCCTGTCGGGGCTCAAGCATTTTGCACCGGGTGTCAAGACCATGACCCTTGACTGTGTTTACCAGCCCAATGCAAGCTGGTCGTTTCCCAACAGCACGATAAAAGACTGGGCGGCAAGTGTCAAAGGGATAGTTTCGAACCTGGGGGACTGA
- the cdhC gene encoding CO dehydrogenase/CO-methylating acetyl-CoA synthase complex subunit beta: MFETIPVDVGLVHEGERVRKNDMHVELGGPSVPEKFEIVRVRPADQIEDGAIRILGPDLSEMEEGKHYPLGILVEIAGSRVETDLEGVVERRIHEYCNYIEGFMHLNQRYDIWIRLSKKSFKKGLTSFRFIGQVMIELFRNELPLIEKIQISFITDPEKIHPLYAEALQTYETRDARARGLSDEEVDSFYGCALCQSFAPTHVCVITPQRYANCGAISWFDGRAAAGIDPNGPIYAIDKGECLDAEKGEYTGVNESAKKRSMGEVNRVYLYSAFGYPHTSCGCFEGIAFYIPEVDGFGIVLRGFRDPTVNGLPFSTMADSTAGGRQVEGFHGISIEYMRSNKFMHADGGYDRVVWMPHETKERLRQFIPAGVIDAIATEKDVSSIPDLKTFLENHNHPVTLRWKAETAEPSELPAGQTVFAAGDIPLNVGGFKIILKNARITAEKVIIQPIRPVSRQGGDAGGAKKD; the protein is encoded by the coding sequence ATGTTCGAGACTATTCCTGTTGATGTAGGCCTTGTCCACGAGGGCGAGCGGGTCCGGAAAAACGACATGCATGTCGAACTCGGGGGCCCGTCCGTTCCGGAGAAATTCGAGATTGTCCGGGTCCGCCCGGCCGACCAGATCGAGGATGGCGCTATCCGGATCCTCGGTCCGGATCTCAGTGAGATGGAAGAGGGGAAACATTACCCCCTCGGTATTCTCGTGGAGATAGCCGGCTCGCGGGTGGAAACGGATCTCGAAGGCGTGGTCGAGCGGAGGATCCATGAGTACTGCAACTATATCGAGGGCTTCATGCACCTCAACCAGCGGTACGATATCTGGATCCGCTTATCCAAAAAATCGTTCAAGAAAGGTCTCACCTCCTTCCGGTTTATCGGCCAGGTGATGATCGAGCTCTTCAGGAACGAACTTCCTCTCATTGAAAAGATCCAGATCTCGTTTATCACCGACCCGGAGAAGATCCATCCCCTTTACGCGGAGGCGCTCCAGACCTACGAGACACGGGATGCCCGGGCCCGCGGACTTTCCGATGAGGAAGTTGATTCATTCTATGGCTGTGCCCTCTGCCAGTCCTTTGCCCCGACCCATGTCTGTGTCATCACTCCCCAGCGGTATGCGAACTGCGGCGCCATCAGCTGGTTCGATGGCCGGGCAGCAGCGGGGATCGATCCCAATGGCCCGATTTATGCCATAGACAAGGGAGAGTGCCTGGATGCAGAGAAAGGCGAGTACACCGGTGTGAACGAGAGCGCAAAGAAGCGGTCCATGGGCGAAGTGAACCGGGTGTACCTTTATTCGGCGTTCGGTTACCCCCACACCTCCTGCGGGTGTTTTGAAGGAATTGCGTTTTATATCCCGGAAGTGGACGGCTTCGGGATTGTTCTCCGGGGTTTCCGCGACCCGACCGTGAACGGCCTCCCCTTCTCGACCATGGCTGACTCGACTGCCGGCGGCCGGCAGGTTGAAGGCTTCCACGGGATCTCGATCGAGTACATGCGGTCCAATAAATTCATGCATGCCGACGGGGGCTATGACCGGGTTGTCTGGATGCCCCACGAGACAAAAGAGCGGCTCAGGCAGTTCATACCGGCGGGAGTAATCGATGCCATTGCAACGGAAAAGGATGTCTCTTCCATCCCCGATCTTAAAACCTTCCTTGAAAATCACAACCATCCGGTTACCCTGCGGTGGAAGGCGGAGACTGCCGAACCTTCGGAACTTCCTGCCGGCCAGACCGTCTTTGCTGCCGGGGATATCCCCCTCAATGTAGGCGGGTTTAAGATCATCCTGAAAAACGCCAGGATCACGGCAGAAAAAGTGATCATCCAGCCGATCCGGCCGGTATCCCGGCAGGGAGGTGATGCCGGTGGCGCCAAAAAAGACTGA
- the cdhD gene encoding CO dehydrogenase/acetyl-CoA synthase subunit delta, with translation MAPKKTDISTDNEKLLALAPQLLELLKGVHQVELENFSMEIGDLELFIPSFGSVQSPGIPSAGLSAAALVKPTELFRESYKPLEFTYPGKIREVTLGATRAQGGSRSKTITIGGATTPAYFDGLHLPPHLPVIALDVFDMNVSLPKVLRENVAEVMDDPAEWAKMNVKKFGADVITIHLMSTDPLFKDATPASAVKTVEEILQAVDVPIIVGGCGDPKKDADVFTAVAEMADGERLLLNSVTLDMAESKTLERVATAAKDHGHVLLAFTGLELNNAKELNRRLYKFIPPEQIVMDLTTVALGYGLEYSFTIHERARYAALMGDDELAHPVISAATNAWAAREAWMKMPPEYGSRELRGPVWETINALTLLLAGMDLFLMMHPAAVLTLKDVIHRLEKPGTAKADSIRDWASVRL, from the coding sequence GTGGCGCCAAAAAAGACTGATATATCCACAGACAATGAGAAGCTCCTCGCCCTTGCACCCCAGCTCCTGGAACTCCTCAAAGGAGTTCACCAGGTGGAACTTGAGAATTTCTCCATGGAGATTGGCGATCTCGAACTTTTCATCCCCTCCTTTGGCAGCGTGCAGTCTCCGGGAATACCTTCTGCCGGATTATCTGCTGCGGCCCTGGTAAAACCCACGGAACTGTTCCGGGAATCCTACAAGCCCCTTGAATTCACCTATCCCGGGAAAATCCGGGAAGTGACCCTGGGCGCCACCCGGGCACAGGGTGGCAGCAGGTCAAAGACCATAACGATTGGCGGGGCGACAACCCCGGCATACTTTGACGGTCTCCACCTCCCGCCCCATCTCCCGGTCATAGCCCTCGATGTCTTTGACATGAACGTCTCCCTTCCCAAGGTGCTTCGGGAGAACGTGGCCGAAGTCATGGATGACCCGGCTGAATGGGCGAAGATGAACGTGAAAAAGTTCGGTGCCGATGTCATTACCATCCACCTGATGAGCACCGATCCCCTGTTCAAGGATGCAACTCCCGCGTCCGCAGTGAAAACCGTGGAGGAGATCCTCCAGGCAGTCGATGTCCCCATTATTGTCGGAGGATGCGGCGATCCAAAGAAAGATGCTGATGTATTCACAGCAGTTGCCGAGATGGCTGACGGGGAACGCCTGCTGCTCAACTCAGTGACGCTCGATATGGCCGAATCCAAAACGCTCGAACGTGTTGCAACGGCCGCAAAGGATCATGGGCATGTACTTCTCGCGTTTACCGGCCTTGAACTGAACAATGCCAAGGAACTCAACCGGCGGTTATACAAGTTTATTCCCCCGGAGCAGATCGTGATGGACTTAACGACCGTTGCGCTTGGCTATGGTCTGGAATATTCCTTCACTATCCATGAACGGGCCCGGTACGCTGCGCTGATGGGCGATGACGAGCTTGCACACCCGGTGATATCCGCTGCCACGAATGCCTGGGCTGCCCGGGAAGCATGGATGAAGATGCCTCCGGAATATGGCTCCCGGGAACTCCGGGGACCGGTCTGGGAGACTATCAATGCCTTAACCCTCCTCCTGGCCGGCATGGACCTCTTCCTGATGATGCACCCGGCTGCGGTCCTGACCCTCAAGGACGTGATCCACCGGCTTGAAAAACCCGGCACTGCCAAAGCCGACAGCATCCGCGACTGGGCGAGCGTGAGACTATGA